A window from Limnothrix sp. FACHB-406 encodes these proteins:
- a CDS encoding tetratricopeptide repeat protein: MSDRPEIQQGIIANDQAQIEIGKVDQTMGDRIEQNHSGSGDNVARDKHVHVYQSAPPPKPTGDGPPTNLQDRGVARDRFFGRDDVLAELHQLLQTGDHRVAIASVDGMGGVGKSELAVQYARQHLHETYRGGVVWLAGERAGVELLNFARSRFFPTVDLAEFGDLPEQLDHCLAHWPAQEVPPESVLLIFDDVTDYRTQVEAILPSDSRFRVLITTRAKFQGVERLELQVLTPEAALQLLESIVGRERIAAEPKTAAALCEWLGYLPLGIELVGYYLKRKADLSLATMQERLAAKRLQAPAIAPKDRDFPEGMTARRGVAAAFELSWQALDSEAQRLAVLLGCFGPAPVLWEWVQGCLPNDDEEELEEARDQLVKLSLVKAEDGQSALHPLIREFFAAKRADWPEGGALQQAFLGQMVSVAQTVPYPVTLADLARTRPAWQHLETAAAASGEINDEDCIWAFTALARLAEGQGLWDEAEQHYSDCLSTTERRFGPDHPTTATSLNDLAGLYYSQGRYEAAEPLFRRSLEIREQVLGVDHPDTAQSLNSLANLYQSQGRYEAAEPLYRRSLEIREQVLGVDHPDTAISLNSLAHLYKSQGQYKAAELLYRGSLEIHKQVLGTDHPDTATILNNLAGLYQSQGRYEAAEHLYRLSLEIREQVLGADHLDTATSLNNLANLCLYQGWYEEAEPLLRRSLEIRERVLGADHPSTATILNNLAGLYESQGRYEAAEPLYRLSLEIKERVLGADHPDTAISLNNLAHLYQSQGRYEAAEPLYRRCLEIFLEKLGQDHPNTQTVQENFRIFVQTVIEADRAAELSDHPLTQSILQQLTTPPKTP; this comes from the coding sequence ACCCGAAATCCAGCAGGGCATCATTGCTAACGATCAAGCCCAGATCGAGATCGGCAAGGTTGACCAGACGATGGGCGATCGCATCGAGCAGAACCACAGTGGTTCGGGCGATAACGTTGCGCGTGATAAGCACGTCCATGTCTACCAGTCAGCCCCACCGCCGAAACCGACTGGGGATGGGCCGCCGACGAATTTGCAGGATCGGGGGGTGGCGCGCGATCGCTTCTTTGGACGTGACGATGTGTTGGCAGAGTTGCACCAGTTGCTCCAAACGGGTGATCACCGGGTGGCAATCGCCAGTGTGGATGGCATGGGCGGCGTGGGCAAGAGTGAGCTGGCGGTGCAATATGCGCGGCAACATTTGCACGAAACCTATCGCGGCGGGGTGGTGTGGCTGGCGGGGGAACGGGCGGGGGTTGAGCTGTTGAACTTTGCCCGATCGCGCTTTTTCCCGACGGTTGATCTCGCGGAGTTCGGCGATTTGCCGGAGCAGTTAGACCATTGCTTGGCCCATTGGCCGGCCCAGGAAGTGCCGCCGGAATCGGTGCTGTTGATTTTTGATGATGTGACGGACTATCGCACCCAAGTTGAGGCAATTTTGCCAAGCGATTCGCGATTTCGGGTGCTGATCACGACGCGGGCGAAGTTTCAGGGGGTTGAGCGGCTGGAGTTGCAGGTGCTGACCCCAGAGGCGGCGCTCCAGTTGCTCGAAAGCATTGTGGGAAGGGAGCGGATCGCGGCGGAACCCAAGACGGCGGCGGCGCTGTGCGAATGGCTGGGCTATTTGCCGTTGGGGATTGAGTTGGTGGGCTACTACCTGAAGCGCAAGGCGGATCTGTCGCTGGCCACCATGCAAGAACGGCTGGCGGCGAAACGGTTGCAGGCCCCGGCGATCGCCCCCAAAGATCGAGATTTTCCCGAGGGAATGACGGCGCGGCGCGGGGTGGCGGCGGCCTTTGAGTTGAGCTGGCAAGCGTTGGACTCGGAGGCGCAACGGCTGGCGGTGTTGTTGGGTTGTTTTGGGCCGGCTCCGGTGTTGTGGGAGTGGGTGCAGGGTTGTTTGCCTAACGACGATGAGGAAGAACTCGAAGAGGCGCGAGATCAGTTGGTGAAGCTGAGTTTGGTGAAAGCCGAGGATGGGCAATCTGCTTTGCATCCGCTGATTCGGGAGTTCTTTGCAGCCAAACGGGCGGACTGGCCCGAGGGCGGGGCGCTGCAACAGGCATTTTTGGGGCAAATGGTGAGCGTGGCGCAAACAGTTCCCTATCCGGTGACGCTGGCTGACTTGGCGCGTACCCGCCCCGCCTGGCAACACTTGGAAACGGCAGCGGCGGCCAGTGGCGAGATTAATGATGAAGATTGCATTTGGGCCTTCACCGCACTGGCACGGCTGGCTGAGGGGCAAGGTCTCTGGGACGAAGCCGAACAGCACTACAGCGACTGCTTGAGCACCACCGAACGCCGCTTCGGCCCCGACCATCCTACCACCGCCACCAGCCTCAACGACTTGGCAGGACTCTACTATTCCCAGGGACGATACGAGGCAGCGGAACCCCTCTTTCGGCGATCGCTGGAAATCCGTGAGCAAGTGCTGGGAGTCGACCATCCCGACACCGCCCAAAGCCTCAATAGCTTGGCAAACCTCTACCAATCCCAGGGACGGTACGAGGCAGCGGAACCCCTCTACCGGCGATCGCTGGAAATCCGTGAGCAAGTGCTGGGAGTCGACCATCCCGACACCGCCATCAGCCTCAATAGCTTGGCACACCTCTACAAATCCCAGGGACAGTACAAGGCAGCGGAACTCCTATACCGGGGATCGCTGGAAATCCATAAGCAAGTACTGGGAACTGACCATCCCGACACCGCCACCATCCTCAACAACTTGGCAGGACTCTACCAATCCCAAGGACGGTACGAGGCGGCGGAACACCTCTACCGGCTATCACTGGAAATCCGTGAGCAAGTGCTGGGAGCCGACCATCTCGACACCGCCACCAGCCTCAACAACTTGGCAAACCTCTGCTTATACCAGGGATGGTACGAGGAAGCGGAACCCCTCTTGCGGCGATCACTGGAAATCCGGGAGCGAGTGCTGGGAGCCGACCATCCCTCCACCGCCACCATCCTCAACAACTTGGCAGGACTCTACGAATCCCAGGGACGGTACGAGGCAGCGGAACCTCTCTACCGGCTATCACTGGAAATCAAAGAGCGAGTGCTGGGAGCCGACCATCCCGACACCGCCATCAGCCTCAACAACTTGGCACACCTCTACCAA